Genomic segment of Apium graveolens cultivar Ventura chromosome 7, ASM990537v1, whole genome shotgun sequence:
ATTGTTTTTGATGGGCAATGTGAACTAGTAAACTGCATCTTTACAAGACTGGATTCCATTCGAAAAGTCTGAGTATAGTCTTAtaatttatcaaaaaaaaaattctggtttGCAGAATCTAGATGTGTTATACTtctttataatttataatttatcaGACATGCCTACTTTCAGGAATTGACATTGAATTACCTTAAACTCTGCAGTCTCACGTCTCTGTTTGAATGTTTTCCTCGTGTCCTCGGTAATGAAGCTGTATTTTTCACACGGATCCTTGCCTTCTCGAAAATAATTCTTAGTCAGCTTTCCCTTGAAATCTCTCCACTGCTTTCCTGTTCTTTCTAACACGTTCTTTTTCCGTGAATCATCCAATTTCCACCGGGTCTGAACATAATGAGTAAGTTATAAATTACTAATAGAGAAATATTAGCAAGCAGCCAAAGAATGTTAAATACAGTTGAAGTCAAATGCCTTATTATCTTATTGTACCTTAATATCTTCCCATATTGCATCTTTCAAGCCTTGATTTACAAGGTCCCAACTCTCGATATTTATATCAACTTGGAATCGAACCACTGATCCTACATAAGTCCTAAAATCTTTAAGCATATCCCCAATTGGCTCACCTACAATCCAAATTCTGTTTTGCGATCCTTCTTTTCAAGTTTTTGCACAACGTTGGACCTCTGCTTCTTTTCTTGACTAATTCTTCAGAACTTTGCTCCCTGTCTTGCTCTCTGTCTTCCTCTCTGTTTTGCTCCCTCATATCTTCATCTTGATCCATTAATCTTATACCTGTAACATAATAGGTTAGGAAATGTAAGAGCTATTACATATGGTACATTAAGTTATTGCACCTGTAAGATCAAATATCATGTATAGTTGGGATTATTGCAACATTATCTATGGAGCTGATAATTGATACCATTTGTTGCAGAAACCTATGAAAGTTGAACAATTTAAAGTAATTACTCGTACGTGAAAGACTGAAAGTTCTCTAACTCATTACTAGATCTGGTCCAGAAAACTTCATTACTACTGAATCATTTCAATTTTGGATATTAATACTGTACTCATTACTAGATCTGGTCCAGAAAACTTAATTACTAGATTTTcgaaaataaaattttgaaatatctAAAAGAAGAGTAAAAATCAGTGGAGTAAAAATCCTGGCTATTATAAGTAATTATGCAATAGTATTTTTATTTATCAAGTATAGTGATTCCACATTTTAATTTACTACATTATTAATAGTAAATGTCTTAAATATAATAACTATATTTTTCAATCTATGAGCAAATCTTTAGTTTTTTGACAGTTTTGCAGATCAAGGTTTGATATGCCATGTACAATCAAGGGACGCTGTTACAAAGTACTTCTGAGATGGATGGACTGTGACAGCTCGCACCTGTTGATGATTGCGTAAATGATACTAATTTGATAGTATCAAATTATTACATTTCGAAATGATAATACAAACACATTACTTGTAATAAACTAAAAATAACTACTATAATGCCTATCTAGATAATCAACTCTGTAACATTTATAGTGCATGACAGTGCAAAACAGAATAGGCAATTTTGAGCACTAATCTACCAACTAATGACATTTTGAACTCTACCTACTTGTGACAGTTTAATGACACCAATAAATGAAGTAAGACTTACCTCTGCAGTGTGATGGTCTACTATATCTTTGCACTTATAGCTCCCTTTCTCAGACCTTTTCCACACACGAACAGTCTGCAAAAGAATCACCAGCTTATGCTCTAATCCAATATTAAAATACCAAGTCCAACTGTGCACATGGACAAAATGAGAACCAGTTGATCACTAAGACCAGTCCAGGCACATTATAAGGAAATTCTAATTACGTCGTATTACAAGCCCAAGTTAAAAATTACTACAAAGTTCATATAATTAAGAAGGGAAGAACAGTAAAGAAAAAAGAATTAACAACCTATTAGTATTTATTAGAACCAGAAAACTATGGCCATGTTatcaaaatttaaataaattcaaGCCATGTACTGAAGCGCAAAAAAGAACGGAGCTTACATTATCACCGGATCCGGTAACTACCAGTTCACCTTTGTTTACAAATTTAACACTTGTGACCtggaaaagaaaaaaatatttctGATTATAAGTAGAACTACAAGTTCACACATAAGTAAAATATATAGCGATCGAGTTTCTAGTACATCAGTGTCTTCATCAACACTTCTGTACACACTTTGTGTACACTAAATGAATAAATTGAAGATGAATTTGTCAGAGTTCTTCTGTTCTTCTATTCTTAATTATAGGGTAGAAAATTACCTTCATTGGCATGAAGGTATTTCAAATCATTATTGATGATTAATCCATACCCCTTCATCATGGTCATTACGTGCATAACTTATATCCGTACTATCTTCTATAGATGTGGTTTGTAGGCCAATCGAGAAAGGGGGGTTCTCGTCAAATTGATTATACTCTTCCTCATCTTCGACATTATCAACTCCAATAATACGTCGCTTACCTTGAAGAACAATTGACCACCTCACATCAGCCGGGTCTCGAATATAAAAAACTTGTTTGACCTGTGTTGCAAGTATAAATAGATCGTCCTCATGACCAAACCGATTGAAGTCAACCAAAGTGAAACCTGACTCATCCACTCGAACACCACGACGGATATCAAACCATTTATATTTAAATAGTGCAACTTTGAAATCTTTGTAATCAATCTCCCAGATTTCCTCAATCACCCCATAATTAGACTTCTTTACATCTCGTGATGCAATGGAATTGCATCTTTCAAATTCTGTTGAAAAAGGTTCTATAGATATTCCACGATTTTGCACGGTGCTCTTATTATCTTGATGTTGTGTGTAGAAACTGTACCCATTTACATCATATCCTTGGAAAGAACTCAGTGGCATGTTTGGGCCATAAGCGAACCACATCAGAGTATTGGAAACTGTTGAAGGACTTTTTGAATACTCAGACATCACTCGATCTTTAAACCATTTCACAAAAGATCGATTATGTTCATTTGTAACCCACTTGCCACCCTTAGAGGGATTCTTTCGTCGAATCTCCAGTATGTGCTCTTGTAAGTAAGGATTAACTTCTGTCATATGTTGTAGAACAAAGAGATGGGCTCTATCAAGCATTTCAGCACCAGGAGTGATCATTTTATGTCCTATTGTACCCTGACCGTCAAGTCTACCTTCATGAGGAGATCTCGGAATTCCAACTGGATCGGTAGATGCTAGATAGTCCGTGCAAAATTCAATAGTCTCTTCAACCGAATACCCTTCAACTATGCTTGCTTCAGGATGACGCCGATTTCTCACATATGCTTTTAAAATGCACAGAAACCTCTCGAAAGGATACATTTGACGCACATACAAAGGACCACAAATTTTTATCTCTCTCACAAGATGAGTCACTAAATGCACCATAATGTCGAAGAATGAATATAGGAAATACATTTCAAATTCACAAAGTGTGACTATAATATCAGCTTGCAATTTATCCAAAGTCAAGGGATCGATGACCTTGCTACATATAGAATTAAAGAAGAAGCACAATTTCATGATAACCACTCTCACGTGCCTCTGCAATATGCCTCGAATTGCAACTGGTAGAAGATGTTGCATTAGCACGTGACAATCATGTGACTTCAAACCTAGAAGCTTCAAGTCTTTCATTGACACGAGGTTTTTTGGGTTTGAGGAATATCCAGATGGAACTTTGACACTTGATAAACACTCACAAAAGCTTATTTTCTCTTTCCTGGACAAAGTGTAACAAGCGGGAGGTAGATACACACGTTTACCAGATTGTTGTGGTGCTAACTCAGCTCATACACCCAGCTCTTGCAAGTCTAGCCTGACTTTCATCCCATCCTTCGTCTTACCAGGTATATTCAATAGTGTCCCAATAATGCTTTCACAAACATTTTTGTCAATATGCATAAACTCAAGGCAATGTCTCACTTGTAAGTGTTCCCAATATGGTAGATCCCAAAATAtagatcttttcttccaaatACTATTCGGAGTTGGCTTTTTATACAGCTTCCCAAGAACAACATCAATGTCTTTAACTCGTTCAAAGACCTCCTTCCCGGTTAAAGGAAAACGAGCCACTCGAGTCTCGATAGTCCGATCAAAATCATTTTTCCTCTTACGATAAGGGTGAGTAAGTGGAAGAAATGTGCGATGACCCATATATACATTTTTTTGCAGTTCTTCAGACGAAGATCAATCGTAGCATCTTCACAAATCGGACATGCTTTAGCTCCTTTAATCGTATAACCTGAGAGGCTACCATAGCCGGGAAAGTCACTTATAGTGCAGAAGATCATGGCACGCAAATTGAAATATGTCTGACTGTATGCATCATACATCTTCTCACCTTGATCCCACAATAACTTTAAATCCTCAATAAGTGGCTGAAGATAAACATCTATATTATTTCCAGCTTCTTTAGGACCAGGGATTAACAATGTCAACATGATGTACTTACGCTTCATGCATAGCCAAGGAGGCAAGTTATATATCGTTAGAAGAACCGGCCAAGTGCTATGTGTAGAGCTTAGAGTGCGATACGGATTCATGCCGTCTGCACAAAGCCCTAGTCGTAGATTTCTAACTTCTCCTCCAAATTCTGGGAATTTACCATCAATGGTTCTCCATTGCAGAGAGTCAGCCGGGTGTCGGAGCATTCCATCTGATTTTCTCCCTTCCACGTGCCACCTTACAAGCTTTGCATCATTGGAATTTGCAAAGAGACGTCTGAATCGTTCCACTATGGGTAAGTAGCGCAACACCTTGACAGGAGGCCTCTTGTCATTAATAGAAGAATTATTTCCATCCCGCTTATATCGGGAGGCTCCACACTTTGGACATGTGTGTAAATGTTCATGCTCCTTGCGAAAGAGCACACAATCATTTGGACAAGCATGTATCTTCTTTACATTCATACCCATTGGACACAATATCTTTTTCGCCTCGTATGTGGAAGTCGGAAGCTCATTTTTTGCAGGAAGCATTTCTGCTAAAAGTTTGAGCATTTCAGTGAAACTCTTGTCACTCCAACCATTTTTTACTTTGAGTTTACACAACTTCAAGGTTGTTGATAACCTAGTAAATTGAACATTGCACCCATGATAAAGAGGTTTTTTAGAATCATCAACCAAGTTCTCCAGAACTTCTGGTTGGTGCACTAGGATTTCTTCAACATCTTGGATCATCTCTTCAACCCTATCATTTTCAGCATCATCTTCTTCATTATGAGGCATACTGTCTCCATAACTTTCAAAAATTTGCTAGAAGTCTCAGTCTTGCTAGTGTGTATTCCCTCCCCATGCCAAATCCACTTAGTATAATCTTCCATGAAACCACGGCGAAATAAATGCTCACGAACAGTGTCAATATTAGGATACTTTTTCAGATTATAAAAATCACGACATGGACATGTGATCCTGTCTTCTTTTCCATGTTCGATCTGTTTCTTCTTTAGATTTTCTACCGCACATGCAATGAACTCATTAACACCATTAACATAGGCATGCGAGACCCGTGGTATTTTATACATCCATTTGAGACGATCCATGTTCTCTTTCTATCAAAAATGAATGGAAGAAGTTCagattatattaaattaattttgtaGCAGATTTTATATTAACATTTTATGCAGGGATTTAGGTGGAGCTGTTAATTCTCCTAAATAGGTTATAATCATAAAAAATGGGGAGATTGATACTCCTTTCATATTGATGAGCACAAACAGCAAGAACAACAAGCTATTTGCTTCATATTTCTATATAAAATAGCACACTGGTTTCTGTTATATTAACAATTACAGGACAAAGTAGCGTGCTGATTGCAATGTTTCAGATTCATTTTAGCGTGCTGATTGTACCTGACCGATGCAGCCTGGCAAGAAAACTAATATGCAGAACTTAACAGAAATCACCCATTTACAAGCATATATAATAAACCTATCTAGTTTCAGAAGAGAAAACAAAGCGCTCCTGCAAACCATACCTGAACAAGGATATACCAGCCAGTTAAAATTTCCAAAGCCTTGAGAGATGAATTATTGGGACCTACAAGATGTTGTCTTCTTTTAACAAAGTGCTCCTGCAAACCATAACAGAGTTTGAGAACCAGTTTGCAGAATTTTAAAGCTGTCATTCACAAAGAGCTACACATTCTTACAAGTTTAATATCAAACTTTATGAACCAATGACAATGTAGGTGCTTCTCTGGACTGGTTGTGGTTAATTGGCAGCACGACTCAATTTTAAAGAGATAATCGCAAACAAGCTTGAATGACGAATGTCCTGAAACCAATATGGACAAATTATTGGTCACAAAGCTATAAACAGCTATTGTATATCAGCAACCTAGTGTTTATTTTAACTGTTCTCATTTCCTTTGTAAATTAGCAGTTAGAGATTTAGATCGGGAAAGTAAGTGACAAATAAAGATGCTAAAATGTTTTACGTTTCCAAATTGCACAGTAGAAGTTTCTCAACTTTTTTCTTGATGAGTATGTTTGACCTGATCATGATGTAATCTATAAATCAGAGAAAACTCTTACATTCGACCTGTAAAACGAAATGACACAGAGGAAATAGTGAAGCAGCAGCAGCAGAAGCCATTAGACTCAACAACTACAATGAATTTCAAGTGTTCAAACATTAATTGAAGGATGAGCATAAATATTTACATTACGTTATTGAGAACAAACAAACAAAGCAGGTAATTAACGGTTGCGCACAGAGCTCGATTTTCACATTCTACACAAGTAAACTGAATTTCTATAATATCAAGTTAATTCCTTATATTTCAATTACAATGAAGTCAACGAACACATCTTCGGAAAAAACACGAAATGATCAGAGTCACTTTGTAAATACAACTTATCTGAATCTAAAATCAACTGATACAATCAATCAATCAAATTTGAAACTCAAGAACATTAACATAAAGTAAATGATGTATGCTTGATAAATTCAATCGAAACAAAGCAGATTCAGAAATTTACAGATTCATATACacgtgtgtgtgtgtatatatatgtatatatgtatataaaaaACAGAAACTATGAAAGCAAGTTGGTGGATTACCTTTGTGAAGATGCTTAAGCAGCAGCAGCCAAAACCCCACAATCGAAACCCAATCGATTCCCCTTTCTCCGAAATCGAACCCTAGAAATCGAAGAAAATTTTTAGTAGCAGGAGATGAAAGGTTTAAAGCCCGCGTTTATTTTTAatctttttttttaaattatttcttcttACGTCGGTCAAAAAGAAAACCGACAATGTATATATCTTAATAGCGTCGGCTAAAAAAAAGACCGACACAATAACAACACCAACAGCGTCGGTCGTTTGACCAACCGACACAGAAGACCAAACTAGCGACGACATTCAACTTGACCGACGCTATTCTAACTCTGCAGCGTCGGTTAATTGAAACGACCGACGCCTTTAGCTTTGAAAAATAGAAAAATGCGTCGGTTCTCTATTTAACCGACGCATTAGGCAGTAAAGAGTGTCGGTTCTCTATTCAACCGACACTATAGGTGCGACTCCTAAAGTGTCTTCTGTACTAGTGCATGTTCATCCTTTCACACAAAATCACATCTTCCTACCAACAGTTAGCAACCACTACACAAACGTAATAATACTCAACTATTTCTGATTTTCTATTTTCTCATGGTTTTTTATGTATCTATCATGTAGTTAAAAGTTGAATTGATTCGAACTAAATCGCTGAATATACTGTTTTCCAGATTTTTAGCAACAATTTTCGATCAACTATCTTCTCATCTTACAAAACTATTTTCCGAAACACTCAAGAGCAGCACTATTTTTAGCAACAATTTTTGATCAACTATTTTTATTCTAACACTCAAACCTCTCTCGTCTTGCAATCGTCTCAAGAGCGTCACAAACCACATTACAGGTGTTTCATCCTTACAACTTAAATAGCTTAACATTTCTAATATGTTAGATATATCTTTATTGGTTACAGAAAAATGCAGTATATATTATGTTATTATTTTACCTAAAAATTTAAGACAAGTGCTCATCTCAAAAAAGGTTATCAGGAAATTGCAGTATCTAGGCCTGTGCTTGCATGTTCAAAAAAGAAGTCATGCTTTATGATATTGGCGAACTGAGTACCGTATTGACAACATCTTAGCCACTCCAAACAAGCAGCAGAATGTGAGAACATTGTTGAGGAGAGTAAAGTTCATAATGTCCATAATCTAGTATTTATATGTAATCAACACTAGAAGGCAAATAGTTTCTTTTTAGTTTGGTGAAAGAATCTTGTTCATGATTTGAGAGTTCTGATTGCAAAACAGAATAAGCTAGTGGTCATGTCGATCTGACAAACACTCGGTCTATAAGAAAGGTTAAAAATTACATTTGTTCAGTATATTAAGCTCAAAAAAGAATGTAACTCCAGTTTAAATGTTTAACATTCAAGTTTCAACAAATAAGAACAGATGTATTAACACGACAAGCTACTAATCAAACACAATAATTGCTGTTTAATAACTAGATTCTCATTATCAATATTAATGATTTATTTAGGTGAAAACAATAATTGAAAGGACAGTGCTCTGTTTTATAGGGACACCATACACATGTTTTAGGTACTGTAGACCACACAATCTTCAGTCCAGTTGTGAAAATTAAAAGAATCTAAAGCATCTTACAGGCACAACATTGAAAGCATTATAAAAGCATCTTCAGTCCAGGTCTCGTGGTGTCCTCCATGTTCGCAGTCTGCTTCTTCTTGAGAATATGAATATGGCCTCAAGTTCCTTGAAACCGGCATCCTCCTTTCCCAAGTTCCCTGGCCTCGACAACCCCGACACTAAACATTTTTACCATTAACCGTGATTATATATAGGAAATAACACAATGCAATCAAAATCAACCCCGGAGACATAAATTATTCATAAAATGGCATAAAATAAAAAATAGTACATACAAATATTAGAAATTATAGTGTAGCAACTACTATACTTAAAATATACTAAGAGTGAAATTATAGTGATCCTTTTCATCTATTTATTTTTCAATGAACCCAAAAACTGtacctaaaaatatttttatagaCCACGTGATCTTAGTAACTATAGACCACAAAAGGACAAATAATTTATAGGGCCACCATACACATGCTCTTAGTCTAGTTGtgaaaatttaaataattaaaagcATCTTGCAGGCATTATTACTTTCATACTTGTAACTATAGACCAAACATTCTTCAGTTGCCCAGCCTCCCTGAGTCACATAAAAATTACTAGTATTATTCTTGTTTTTGATCCTTCAATTACCTTCACATCATAAAGCTTGATAAAGAAGAATGGTTGATGCAACTGTATCCTCTGCAATTGAAAAGCTTGGTGCATTTATTGCACAAGAAGTTAACATTCTACTAGAAGTGAAAGATAATTTAAGGTGGCTCAAAGATGAATTGCGCTACCTCCAATCTTCCGTAAGATCTGCAGAATCAAGGCTGGAAGAGGAGCAAATCCGCAACTGGGTGGAGGACGTTAGAGATGTTGCCAATGATGCGATAAAAATCCTGAGCGATTTCAGTGCTCACCAACAAGAATATGCAGCTCCGAAACAAGGTATCTTGGATCGTGTTCGGGCCTGTGTTTGCTTGATCAAAGAAGAAGCTACACTTTATGATATCTTCAGTTGGCTTTTAACCTGTATTTAAACAAAATGGTATGCAGTGAGAATGGGTTTCCAAGTCTTCAAATCCTAAGATTAAAGGATTTCGTCGATCTGGAAGAATTGGAAGTTGAGGACGGAGCTTTCCCTTCTCTCAAACAATTTCAAACACTTGACTCTCCAAAACTGAAGAACATTCCTGTACAATTAGAACGCTGGGTTACAGACTTCGTTTCTTAAATTCTTTGCAATTTTAACTGGCAAAAAGCTATAAACTAGGCTTAGAACATTCCTGTACAATTagattattgttcaaaccttaAGAAGATTCATGTACAACTAGCAAAAAGTCGATGATGCTCCTGCAGTTCCATGAACTTTACTTTTTAAATTCTTTGcaatatttaatttataatttccCTGTTTATTTCAAGAAACATAGGCAAGATTAATTTTGTTTAATGGTATGAACTATGAAATACATGATACTTTCACCGCTTTTTGTTTTATCAACTTTTGCTTTCACTCTATAGTTTGAAGTGGTAAGGCCACTGCACATGAAAGCAAACAAATCATAATCCAATACACTTCTTTAACAAATGCACATTTTGCTAAATCCTCAGGATATTATGAAGTGGAGCGGAAATCAAACATGTGACCTATTGTACACAGAACATCGACGTCATTGATAAATCAATAACATACCATTGAGATGCAACATTGACAATCAACAAAACTTTGCCCTTGTACTTGCTTAGCTCTACATCATTACCCTTGCCATCCTGCAATCATCAGTCAAACATTTTTAATGCATTCATTCAACCTACACTATCATTTACGACGAAAAATTTACACCGAAAGAAAAAATGAAAGAACCTTGACAGTGAAGTCATGGATGGATTGCACACTGCTTAATTCACTGGCCATTTTAAAAATCTTGAAAcctcaaaaatataaaaatagtttttttGTGTGTTTTTTGCAAATGAAGTTAATATTTTGTATAAGTTGATGAGAAGAGAAGAAGAGCTCAAAGCCTATATATAGGCATTTACCGTTATTTTAGCAATGACGCCGATACAAAAGATGTGGATGTGCATATAGATTCGTTGGGGTTAATATTGTGACACGTGTCCGACAATTTTAGTGCAGCTATATTTTAATAAAGATGAGAAATTATTGAATTTAAAAGAAGGATTAAATTCGAATAAAGTGTCTAGCTTTCACATTTTGGAAGTGTCCATGTAAAATAACACGTTTTGTTTTTCAAGATTTTGTGCAGATGGAATTTGATTATTCTAGAATAGTTATATCAACTTCATGGAATAAGTCACAAATTTAAATTGAGAAATAACGAGTAACTATTCAAAATGATACTCCCTTTATTCCAAAACTAGTTTACTAAACTGCGCTTCGCAGCGGCCTTCTAAAATCATGTTTCgatttttttctttattttgtaTTTCTTATCCGATCtttttcattataaaattatgaataataaataaatataataaattaaaaagtTTAAAAAGTCCTTCTCTCATTAAACATGTTTACTCCAATAAGTCGCTCTCTCGTTATTCATAAATAcaatatcataaaattatattatttattagttaataatcaatataatatttttttctatttaataatataaacaattgtgaaaattacaaaaatatatatgAGAGACGCCACCTAAT
This window contains:
- the LOC141672372 gene encoding putative phospholipid hydroperoxide glutathione peroxidase isoform X1, encoding MASELSSVQSIHDFTVKDGKGNDVELSKYKGKVLLIVNVASQCGLTTSNYRVKAKVDKTKSGESIMYFIVHTIKQN
- the LOC141672372 gene encoding putative phospholipid hydroperoxide glutathione peroxidase isoform X2, whose translation is MASELSSVQSIHDFTVKDGKGNDVELSKYKGKVLLIVNVASQWNVLQFWRVKCLKLFERRESSVLNFQFFQIDEIL